A window of the Henckelia pumila isolate YLH828 chromosome 3, ASM3356847v2, whole genome shotgun sequence genome harbors these coding sequences:
- the LOC140889597 gene encoding uncharacterized protein: protein MEIDNQTVNTGSTLSFGPEDLKGVANNHNDALVIRAMVANYDVTRIFVDSGSFVNVIFQEAINQMDLGQYRIEPVVTSLFGFTGHAIQPVGPTMTTFMAVASALHQKIKFPVGNEVGEVQGDQVIAQKCYVEEVRIEQKVARTDNVDRPGFAGMEKFNLIEDTSVTAEEEIEEIMISPTSGMVKIARTLEAELKQLLLECLQKNKDVFAWSVLDLVGVHREIAEHKLNVIKGCRPIIQKKRHFGPEKDAVIKEQVDELLRAGHIEEIHFPTWLSNIVLVPKSTGK from the exons atggagATTGACAATCAAACTGTCAACACTGGCTCGACCCTCTCTTTTGGGCCGGAAGATTTAAAAGGGGTTGCTAACAACCATAATGATGCACTGGTAATAAGGGCCATGGTCGCGAATTACGATGTGACCCGGATATTTGTGGATTCAGGCAGTTTTGTCAATGTTATATTCCAAGAAGCTATCAATCAAATGGACCTGGGACAGTACAGAATAGAGCCCGTCGTCACATCACTCTTTGGTTTCACGGGTCATGCAATCCAGCCTGTTGG ACCTACCATGACCACTTTCATGGCCGTTGCATCAGCTCTGCATCAGAAAATTAAGTTCCCAGTGGGTAATGAGGTCGGTGAGGTGCAAGGTGATCAAGTTATTGCACAAAAGTGTTATGTGGAGGAAGTCAGAATAGAACAAAAAGTAGCCAGGACTGATAATGTTGACAGACCTGGATTTGCTGGCATGGAAAAATTCAACTTGATAGAAGACACATCTGTCACTgctgaagaagaaattgaagaaataATGATCTCCCCTACTTCGGGGATGGTAAAAATTGCCCGTACCCTTGAAGCAGAGTTGAAGCAACTACTACTGGAATGtttgcaaaaaaataaagacgTCTTTGCGTGGTCAGTTTTAGACCTGGTAGGGGTCCATCGGGAAATTGCAGAGcacaagctcaatgtaataaagGGCTGTCGCCCTATTATTCAAAAGAAAAGGCACTTCGGTCCTGAAAAAGATGCAGTAATAAAGGAGCAGGTGGACGAGCTACTCAGGGCTGGGCATATTGAAGAAATCCACTTCCCGACCTGGTTGTCTAACATAGTCTTAGTCCCGAAATCTACGGGAAAATGA
- the LOC140889598 gene encoding uncharacterized protein, whose product MANQNEDHPNLEVLVAQAVQRAFAERVGANPLHIDHNAHLDEIRKLKEEMEQLRKKQSGYLATTTRNIPFTQEILDADLPNQFKLPHVGEYDGKGDPEDHLARFENAALLHKYSDQIKCRSFLTTLIGPAQQWFNMLRPGEIKEFKDFSKFFLHHFASSKKHPTTTFSLFAIKQQEHENLRAYIRRFSALALEVPMAIPDLLISAFMQGLDTKDFLKFLIKRPPETYEELLARAEKYVNMEEIQVSRAAVKRERPKSPKNNRVPNNNSGMGQPFRPTLLGEFTSFTPLRMSKVRALQICDDRKLTQRPPWTKNGPRNRQSDKYCHFHNEYGHTTEDCRQLDQEIERIIQQHSEIKNILIRQEGYRPNRKQRERLRQRARTAPPHEDFNSPKSGPA is encoded by the coding sequence aTGGCTAATCAGAATGAAGATCACCCAAATTTAGAGGTACTAGTAGCTCAGGCTGTTCAGAGGGCTTTTGCAGAAAGAGTAGGGGCCAATCCACTACACATTGATCATAATGCCCACCTCGATGAAATCAGAAAGTTGAAGGAGGAGATGGAGCAGTTAAGGAAAAAACAGTCCGGGTACCTAGCTACCACAACAAGAAACATTCCTTTTACTCAGGAGATATTGGACGCCGACCTCCCCAATCAGTTCAAATTGCCTCATGTTGGGGAGTATGATGGCAAAGGGGATCCTGAAGACCATTTGGCACGTTTTGAGAATGCAGCTCTGTTGCATAAATATTCTGATCAGATTAAGTGCCGGTCTTTCCTTACTACTCTCATAGGACCAGCCCAGCAATGGTTCAATATGCTACGTCCTGGGGAGATCAAGGAATTCAAGGATTTTAGCAAATTCTTTTTGCATCACTTTGCTAGCAGCAAAAAGCATCCTACCACTACTTTCAGCCTCTTTGCAATCAAGCAACAAGAACATGAAAATTTGAGAGCATACATCCGCAGGTTTAGTGCCTTGGCTCTCGAGGTACCCATGGCTATTCCAGACCTGCTCATCAGTGCCTTCATGCAAGGGCTGGATACAAAAGATTTTCTTAAATTCCTAATAAAGAGGCCGCCAGAAACATATGAAGAATTACTTGCCCGAGCTGAAAAATATGTCAACATGGAAGAGATACAGGTTTCGCGGGCAGCTGTGAAGAGGGAACGGCCAAAAAGTCCAAAGAACAATAGGGTTCCAAACAATAATTCAGGGATGGGACAGCCATTCCGACCTACATTGTTGGGAGAATTCACCTCTTTCACTCCTTTACGCATGAGTAAAGTCCGAGCCCTACAAATTTGTGACGATCGAAAACTCACACAAAGGCCTCCGTGGACGAAAAATGGACCCCGAAACAGGCAATCAGATAAATATTGTCACTTTCATAATGAGTATGGGCATACTACAGAAGACTGCCGACAATTAGATCAGGAGATTGAGAGGATAATACAACAACattctgaaataaaaaatatattgatcCGACAAGAGGGGTACCGTCCGAACAGGAAACAACGAGAAAGATTGAGACAGAGAGCCAGGACTGCTCCTCCTCATGAGGATTTCAATTCGCCCAAATCAGGACCAGCCTAG